The Diospyros lotus chloroplast, complete genome genome has a window encoding:
- the rpoB gene encoding RNA polymerase beta subunit: MLRDGNEGMSTIPGFNHIQFEGFCRFIDQGLTEELYKFPKIEDTDQEIEFQLFGETYQLVEPLIKERDAVYESLTYSSELYVSAGLIWKTSRDMQEQTIFIGNIPIMNSLGTSIVNGIYRIVINQILQSPGIYYRSELDHNGISVYTGTIISDWGGRSELEIDRKARIWARVSRKQKISILVLSSAMGLNLREILENVCYPEIFLSFLNDKEKKKIGSKENAILEFYQQFACVGGDPVFSESLCKELQKKFFQQRCELGRIGRRNMNQRLNLDIPQNNTFLLPRDILAATDHLIGMKFGMGTLDDMNHLKNKRIRSVADLLQDQLGLALVRLENVVRGTICGAIRHKLIPTPQNLVTSTPLTTTYESFFGLHPLSQVLDRTNPLTQIVHGRKLSYLGPGGLTGRTASFRIRDIHPSHYGRICPIDTSEGINVGLIGSLSIHARIGHWGFLESPFYEISEKSKKVRMLYLSPGRDEYYMIAAGNSLALNQGIQEEQLVPARYRQEFLNIAWEQVHLRSIFPFQYFSIGASLIPFIEHNDANRALMSSNMQRQAVPLSRSEKCIVGTGLERQAAFDSGALAIAEHEGKIIYTDTDKIVLSGNGDTLSIPLVMYERSNKNTCMHQKPQVQRGRCIKKGQILADGAATVGGELALGKNVLVAYMPWEGYNSEDAVLISERLVYEDIYTSFHIRKYEIQTHVTSQGPERITNEIPHLEAHLLRNLDKNGIVMLGSWVETGDILVGKLTPQMMKESSYAPEDRLLRAILGIQVSTSKETCLKLPTGGRGRVIDVRWIQKKGGSSYNPEKIRVYILQKREIKVGDKVAGRHGNKGIISKILPRQDMPYLQDGRPVDMVFNPLGVPSRMNVGQIFECSLGLAGSLLDRHYRITPFDERYEQEASRKLVFSELYEASKQTANPWVFEPEYPGKSRIFDGRTGDPFEQPVIIGKPYILKLIHQVDDKIHGRSSGHYALVTQQPLRGRAKQGGQRVGEMEVWALEGFGVAHILQEMLTYKSDHIRARQEVLGTTIIGGTIPNPEDAPESFRLLVRELRSLALELNHFLVSEKNFQINRKEA; encoded by the coding sequence ATGCTCCGAGATGGAAATGAAGGAATGTCTACAATACCCGGGTTTAATCATATACAATTTGAAGGATTTTGTAGGTTCATTGATCAGGGCTTGACGGAAGAACTTTATAAGTTTCCAAAAATTGAAGATACAGATCAAGAAATTGAATTTCAATTATTTGGGGAAACATATCAATTAGTGGAACCCTTGATAAAAGAAAGGGATGCTGTATATGAATCACTCACATATTCTTCTGAATTATATGTATCCGCGGGATTAATTTGGAAAACGAGTAGAGACATGCAAGAACAAACAATTTTTATTGGAAACATTCCTATAATGAATTCTCTGGGAACTTCTATAGTAAATGGAATATACAGAATTGTGATCAATCAAATATTGCAAAGCCCCGGTATTTATTATCGGTCAGAATTGGACCATAACGGAATTTCGGTCTATACCGGCACAATAATATCAGATTGGGGAGGCCGATCAGAATTAGAGATTGATAGAAAAGCAAGGATATGGGCTCGTGTGAGTAGGAAACAAAAAATATCTATTCTAGTTCTATCATCAGCTATGGGGTTGAATCTAAGAGAAATTCTAGAGAATGTTTGCTATCCTGAAATTTTTTTGTCTTTTCTGAATGATAAGGAGAAAAAAAAAATTGGATCAAAAGAAAATGCTATTTTGGAGTTTTATCAACAATTTGCTTGTGTAGGCGGGGATCCGGTATTTTCGGAATCCTTATGTAAGGAATTACAAAAGAAATTCTTTCAACAAAGATGTGAATTAGGAAGGATTGGTCGACGAAATATGAACCAAAGGCTGAACCTTGATATACCTCAAAACAATACATTTTTGTTACCACGAGATATATTGGCAGCCACGGATCATTTGATTGGAATGAAATTTGGAATGGGTACACTTGACGATATGAATCATTTGAAAAATAAACGTATTCGTTCCGTAGCGGATCTCTTACAAGATCAACTCGGATTGGCTTTAGTTCGTTTAGAAAATGTGGTTCGAGGAACTATATGTGGAGCAATTAGACATAAATTGATACCGACTCCTCAGAATTTGGTAACTTCAACTCCATTAACAACTACTTATGAGTCTTTTTTCGGCTTACACCCATTATCTCAAGTTTTGGATAGAACTAATCCATTGACACAAATAGTTCATGGGAGAAAATTGAGTTATTTGGGCCCTGGAGGATTGACAGGGCGAACTGCTAGTTTTCGGATACGAGATATCCATCCTAGTCACTATGGACGTATTTGCCCAATTGACACATCTGAAGGAATTAATGTTGGACTTATTGGATCCTTATCAATTCATGCGAGGATTGGTCATTGGGGCTTTCTAGAAAGCCCGTTTTATGAAATTTCTGAGAAATCAAAAAAGGTACGGATGCTTTATTTATCACCAGGTAGAGATGAATACTATATGATAGCGGCAGGAAATTCTTTGGCATTGAATCAGGGTATTCAGGAAGAACAGCTTGTTCCAGCTCGATACCGTCAAGAATTCCTGAATATTGCATGGGAACAGGTTCATCTTCGAAGTATTTTTCCTTTCCAATATTTTTCGATTGGAGCTTCCCTCATTCCTTTTATTGAGCATAATGATGCGAATCGGGCTTTAATGAGTTCTAATATGCAACGTCAAGCAGTTCCGCTTTCTCGGTCCGAGAAGTGCATTGTTGGAACTGGGTTGGAACGCCAAGCAGCTTTCGATTCAGGGGCTCTTGCTATAGCCGAACACGAGGGAAAGATCATTTATACCGATACTGACAAGATCGTTTTATCAGGTAATGGGGATACTCTAAGCATTCCATTAGTTATGTATGAACGTTCCAACAAAAATACTTGTATGCATCAAAAACCCCAGGTTCAGCGGGGTAGATGCATTAAGAAAGGCCAAATTTTAGCGGACGGTGCCGCTACAGTTGGTGGCGAACTCGCTTTGGGAAAAAATGTATTAGTGGCTTATATGCCATGGGAAGGTTACAATTCTGAAGATGCAGTACTCATTAGCGAGCGCTTGGTATATGAAGATATTTATACTTCTTTTCACATACGTAAATATGAAATTCAGACTCATGTGACAAGCCAAGGCCCCGAAAGGATCACTAACGAAATACCACATTTAGAAGCCCATTTATTACGCAATTTAGACAAAAATGGAATTGTGATGCTGGGATCTTGGGTAGAGACGGGTGATATTTTAGTAGGTAAATTAACGCCCCAGATGATGAAAGAATCGTCATATGCTCCGGAAGATAGATTATTACGAGCCATACTTGGCATTCAGGTATCTACTTCAAAGGAAACTTGCCTAAAACTACCTACAGGTGGTAGGGGTCGAGTTATTGATGTGAGATGGATCCAGAAAAAGGGTGGTTCTAGTTATAATCCAGAAAAGATTCGTGTCTATATTTTACAGAAACGTGAAATCAAAGTAGGCGATAAAGTAGCTGGAAGACATGGAAATAAAGGTATCATTTCCAAAATTTTGCCTAGACAAGATATGCCCTATTTGCAAGATGGAAGACCCGTCGATATGGTCTTCAACCCATTAGGAGTACCTTCCCGAATGAATGTAGGACAGATATTTGAATGTTCACTCGGGTTAGCGGGGAGTCTGCTAGACAGACATTATCGAATAACGCCTTTTGATGAGAGATATGAACAAGAAGCTTCGCGAAAACTAGTGTTTTCTGAATTATATGAAGCCAGTAAGCAAACAGCGAATCCATGGGTATTTGAACCCGAGTATCCAGGAAAAAGTAGAATATTTGATGGAAGAACGGGGGATCCTTTTGAACAACCTGTTATAATAGGAAAGCCTTATATCTTGAAATTAATTCATCAAGTTGATGATAAAATCCATGGACGTTCCAGTGGACATTATGCACTTGTTACACAACAACCCCTTAGAGGAAGGGCCAAACAAGGGGGACAACGGGTAGGGGAAATGGAGGTTTGGGCTCTAGAGGGATTTGGTGTTGCTCATATTTTACAAGAGATGCTTACTTATAAATCTGATCATATTAGAGCTCGCCAGGAAGTACTTGGTACTACAATTATTGGAGGAACAATACCTAATCCTGAAGATGCTCCAGAATCTTTTCGATTGCTCGTTCGAGAACTACGATCTTTGGCTCTGGAACTGAATCATTTCCTTGTATCTGAGAAGAACTTCCAGATTAATAGGAAGGAAGCTTAA
- the petN gene encoding cytochrome b6/f complex subunit VIII encodes MHMDIVSLAWAALMVVFTFSLSLVVWGRSGL; translated from the coding sequence ATTCACATGGATATAGTAAGTCTCGCTTGGGCTGCTTTAATGGTAGTCTTTACATTTTCTCTTTCACTCGTAGTATGGGGAAGAAGTGGACTCTAG